One segment of Mycolicibacterium sp. YH-1 DNA contains the following:
- a CDS encoding glycosyltransferase, with protein MKFVLASYGTRGDIEPCVAVGRELQSRGHEVHMAIPPDLIDFAAAAGLSAVAYGPDLQDVLDAHRNFWTHFFRNFWKIRELIRLRREVVEPFLECWKEIIATLTSLTEGADLLFTGVNFEDAAGNVAEYYDIPLATLHLFPLRANGHLLPVLPAPLGRRAMKMGEWVAWRAARKVEGVQRGELGLPKATRPSPWRITDRGWLEIQGYDEVCFPGLTHEWANWAGQRPFVGALTMELPTDADDEVASWIAAGTPPIFFGFGSLPVGSAGETLAMITAACAQLGERALICSAGTDFHLPHSEHVKVVGAMSYAAAFPACRAVVHHGGLGTTAAGLRAGVPTLILSTDFDQTMWGRRVKKLKVGTARRLSATTEKSLVADLRTILEPQYGVRAREVATQMTKATESVAAAADRLEAFAESRQ; from the coding sequence ATGAAGTTTGTGCTGGCAAGCTATGGAACACGCGGCGACATCGAGCCGTGTGTCGCTGTCGGCCGTGAGCTGCAGAGCCGCGGGCACGAAGTGCACATGGCCATCCCGCCCGACCTGATCGACTTCGCTGCGGCGGCAGGACTTTCAGCGGTTGCCTACGGACCGGACCTGCAGGACGTGCTGGACGCGCACCGCAACTTCTGGACGCATTTCTTCCGCAACTTCTGGAAGATCCGAGAATTGATCAGACTGCGGCGCGAAGTCGTCGAGCCATTTCTCGAGTGCTGGAAGGAGATCATCGCGACGCTCACCTCGCTCACCGAGGGAGCCGACTTGCTGTTCACAGGCGTCAACTTCGAGGACGCCGCAGGCAACGTCGCCGAGTACTACGACATTCCGCTGGCCACGCTGCACTTGTTCCCCCTGCGCGCCAACGGTCATCTCTTGCCAGTCCTCCCCGCACCATTGGGTCGTCGCGCAATGAAGATGGGCGAGTGGGTGGCATGGCGCGCGGCCAGGAAGGTCGAGGGTGTCCAGCGCGGTGAGCTGGGCTTGCCGAAGGCGACACGACCCTCGCCGTGGCGGATCACTGACCGCGGCTGGCTGGAAATCCAAGGCTACGATGAGGTCTGCTTTCCCGGTCTCACACATGAGTGGGCGAATTGGGCTGGACAACGGCCCTTTGTCGGCGCACTGACGATGGAGTTGCCGACCGACGCCGACGACGAGGTCGCGTCGTGGATTGCGGCCGGGACACCGCCGATCTTCTTCGGCTTTGGCAGCTTGCCGGTCGGATCTGCCGGCGAGACACTCGCCATGATCACCGCGGCGTGTGCCCAGTTGGGTGAGCGGGCGTTGATTTGCTCGGCGGGAACTGACTTCCACCTCCCGCACTCCGAGCACGTCAAGGTGGTGGGTGCGATGAGTTACGCGGCCGCCTTTCCCGCCTGCCGCGCAGTTGTGCACCACGGCGGCCTGGGCACCACTGCGGCGGGCCTGCGCGCGGGGGTTCCCACGTTGATCCTCTCGACCGACTTCGATCAGACGATGTGGGGGAGACGGGTCAAGAAACTGAAAGTCGGTACCGCCAGGCGTCTTTCGGCCACCACCGAGAAATCGTTGGTGGCAGATCTGCGCACGATCCTGGAACCACAATATGGCGTCCGCGCCCGCGAGGTCGCCACCCAGATGACCAAGGCCACCGAAAGCGTTGCGGCCGCCGCCGATCGCCTGGAGGCCTTCGCGGAATCACGTCAATAG
- a CDS encoding class I SAM-dependent methyltransferase translates to MEQTKINQYHRELGPLQRKLKVHRLMVGGRWEEIGRLQFDFMVANGLAPTSTLLDVGCGALRGGLHFVDYLDDGNYYGIDINKSLLKAGEQELRSAGFNKQVHLHRTDQFDASGFNTQFDFGISVSLLTHLPANHIIYCFMQMRRVMHEASRFYFTFYEVPELPIPDTFSRGSFATHFLSDPYHYTRDHIENCARTAGLAPHYIGDWDHPLGQQMLELRLP, encoded by the coding sequence GTGGAACAGACGAAGATCAACCAATACCACCGTGAACTCGGCCCTCTCCAGCGCAAGCTGAAGGTTCACCGCCTCATGGTCGGCGGCCGTTGGGAGGAGATCGGTCGTCTTCAGTTCGACTTCATGGTCGCCAACGGGCTGGCCCCCACGTCAACACTTTTGGACGTGGGCTGTGGCGCTCTGCGGGGAGGTTTGCATTTCGTCGATTACCTCGACGACGGCAATTACTACGGCATCGACATCAACAAGAGCCTTTTGAAGGCTGGCGAGCAGGAGTTGCGGTCAGCGGGGTTTAACAAGCAGGTTCACCTGCACCGCACCGATCAATTCGATGCCTCCGGGTTCAACACCCAGTTTGATTTCGGGATCTCGGTGTCGTTGCTGACGCATTTGCCCGCGAACCACATCATCTACTGTTTCATGCAGATGCGGCGAGTGATGCACGAGGCGAGCCGCTTCTACTTCACGTTCTACGAGGTACCCGAGCTACCGATCCCAGATACGTTCTCGCGCGGCTCCTTTGCCACGCATTTTCTGTCGGACCCCTATCACTACACCCGCGATCACATCGAGAACTGCGCGCGCACTGCCGGACTGGCACCCCACTACATCGGAGATTGGGATCATCCGTTGGGCCAACAGATGCTGGAACTGCGGCTCCCCTGA
- a CDS encoding cytochrome P450, whose product MSDTAQPGLPPGPPLPMVAQSALMLRYGLRFLTECQRRYGDVFKLREPLAGTTIYLANPDDIKKVFAGDPRIFHAGEARWYLSGVLGENSVFVIDEDEHRDQRRLMMPAFHRDAVAQQAAQMAEIAAASIAEWPVHKDFPVESKTTQITLEVILRTVIGATDLDRLAALRKVIPELLYLKPWETPAIAKPNLQHYGPWRALGRRFAEADALLYAEIADRRADPDLADRTDALAMMVRASDEDGRTMTDHELRDQLLTLIAAGHETTSASLSWALERLTRHPEALAKAVWAADASAEGDPAGDEYLDAVAKETLRIRPVIFSSGRLLKEPIELGGYLLPAGAIVNPGIGLVHQNADLYPDPERFDPDRMIGATLTPTTYLPFGGGNRRCIGATFSTVEMRVVLREILRRVELCTTTEPDEKQKSKHVTFVPHRGGLIRIRALRDVASASATNPPVCPASHGSNPSSDSPME is encoded by the coding sequence GTGAGCGACACCGCGCAACCCGGACTGCCTCCCGGACCTCCACTTCCCATGGTGGCGCAGTCCGCGTTGATGCTGCGCTACGGCTTGCGCTTCCTGACCGAATGCCAGCGCCGCTACGGCGACGTGTTCAAGCTGCGTGAACCGCTGGCGGGCACGACGATCTATCTCGCGAATCCGGACGACATCAAAAAGGTTTTCGCCGGCGACCCGCGGATCTTTCACGCCGGCGAAGCGCGCTGGTATTTGAGCGGCGTCCTCGGCGAGAACTCGGTGTTCGTGATCGATGAGGATGAGCATCGCGACCAACGTCGTCTGATGATGCCTGCGTTCCATCGCGACGCCGTTGCGCAGCAGGCTGCTCAGATGGCCGAGATCGCTGCAGCCAGCATCGCCGAATGGCCGGTGCACAAGGACTTCCCGGTGGAGTCCAAGACGACCCAGATCACGCTCGAGGTGATCCTGCGGACCGTCATCGGCGCCACCGACCTGGACCGGCTCGCCGCGCTGCGCAAAGTCATACCCGAGCTGCTGTACCTGAAGCCGTGGGAGACGCCGGCGATCGCCAAGCCGAACTTGCAGCACTATGGCCCGTGGCGAGCGCTGGGCCGACGATTCGCAGAAGCCGACGCCCTGCTCTACGCCGAGATCGCGGACCGCCGCGCCGACCCCGATCTGGCCGACCGAACCGATGCCCTGGCCATGATGGTCCGTGCCTCCGACGAAGACGGACGCACGATGACCGACCACGAACTGCGCGATCAGCTCCTGACGCTGATCGCCGCAGGCCATGAGACGACCTCCGCGTCACTGTCCTGGGCGCTCGAGCGGCTGACCCGCCATCCTGAGGCATTGGCCAAGGCAGTGTGGGCCGCCGATGCCAGCGCGGAGGGCGATCCTGCCGGCGATGAGTACCTCGATGCGGTGGCAAAGGAGACGCTGCGGATCCGTCCGGTGATCTTCAGCTCGGGCCGGCTACTGAAGGAGCCGATCGAGTTGGGTGGCTACCTGCTGCCTGCCGGCGCCATAGTCAACCCCGGCATCGGGCTGGTGCATCAGAATGCCGATCTGTATCCGGATCCGGAGAGGTTCGACCCGGACCGAATGATCGGCGCCACCCTGACGCCGACCACCTATTTGCCGTTCGGCGGTGGCAATCGCCGCTGCATAGGTGCCACGTTCTCCACGGTCGAGATGCGAGTCGTGCTGCGTGAGATCCTCCGCAGGGTCGAGTTGTGCACCACGACAGAACCCGATGAGAAGCAGAAGTCGAAGCACGTCACCTTCGTGCCGCATCGCGGTGGGCTCATCCGAATCCGCGCCCTGAGGGACGTCGCGTCAGCGTCGGCAACAAACCCTCCGGTGTGTCCTGCCAGCCACGGCTCAAATCCGTCGAGCGATTCGCCGATGGAGTAG